Proteins co-encoded in one Oreochromis aureus strain Israel breed Guangdong linkage group 3, ZZ_aureus, whole genome shotgun sequence genomic window:
- the LOC120438254 gene encoding zinc finger protein 708-like — translation LIHSGVKAYSCEFCGKSFTEAGHLKKHQLIHSGVKPYSCELCGKSFTQAGHLKTHQLIHSGVKPYSCDLCGKSFTLAGTLKKHRLIHSGFKPYSCELCGKSFTQAGHLKTHQLIHSGVKPYSCDLCGKSFTQAGDLKKHQLIHSGVKPYSCDLCGKSFTEAGYLKKHQLIHSGVKPYSCELCGKSFTQAGNLKTHQLIHSGVKPYSCDLCGKSFTLAGTLKKHQLIHSGVKPYSCDLCGKSFTEAGYLKKHQLIHSGVKPYSCELCGKSFTQAGNLKTHQLIHSGFKAYSFSCCNQCGKMFTTDTQLKRHMFSHTKERPYKCDLCEKTFKSPHHLRNHRQIHTRK, via the exons ctcatccacagtggagttaaagcgtacagctgtgagttttgtggaaagtcttttaccgaggctggacacttaaaaaaacaccaactcatccacagtggagttaaaccttatagctgtgagttgtgtggaaagtcttttacccaggctggacacttaaaaacacaccaactcatccacagtggagttaaaccttacagctgtgacttgtgtggaaagtcttttaccctggctggaaccttaaaaaaacaccgactcatccacagtggatttaaaccttacagctgtgagttgtgtggaaagtcttttacccaggctggacacttaaaaacacaccaactcatccacagtggagttaaaccgtatagctgtgatttgtgtggaaagtcttttacccaggctggagacttaaaaaaacaccaactcatccacagtggagttaaaccgtatagctgtgacttgtgtggaaagtcttttaccgaggctggatacttaaaaaaacaccaactcatccacagtggagttaaaccttatagctgtgagttgtgtggaaagtcttttacccaggctggaaacttaaaaacacaccaactcatccacagtggagttaaaccttacagctgtgacttgtgtggaaagtcttttaccctggctggaaccttaaaaaaacaccaactcatccacagtggagttaaaccgtatagctgtgacttgtgtggaaagtcttttaccgaggctggatacttaaaaaaacaccaactcatccacagtggagttaaaccttatagctgtgagttgtgtggaaagtcttttacccaggctggaaacttaaaaacacaccaactcatccacagtggatttaaagcttacagct TTTCCTGCTGTAATCAGTGTGGGAAAATGTTTACCACAGATACACAGTTAAAACGACACATGTTTAGCCACACTAAGGAGAGACCTtacaaatgtgacctgtgtgagaagacctTTAAATCTCCACATCACCTGAGAAACCACcgacagatccacaccagaaagtaa